DNA from Platichthys flesus chromosome 20, fPlaFle2.1, whole genome shotgun sequence:
ACAGATCAGCTGTTTTTCCTCTTAATATATTTTCTTACTTAaattacgttttttttaaactgttgtaAATGTCTTTAATATTTGACAACATATTTCAGATTTGACGCAGATGCTTAAAAATCTGTAAGGGACTCTGAGAGTGTAGTTACAGCTTTTAGCCTCTTTCAATGTTATTGTTAATAGGCATCCACACTGAATATACAATATTTCAATATTCATAGGTAATCTTGGTTTgtcaaaaactaaattaaacctTGTTACCTAGTAAAGGTACGGCCTGAGACAATTAGTTAATTATAGTCATTAAATTATTGATTAATTGTCATTGGGTTTTTTAAGCAAAAATAACTTGCAGTTCTCTTATCTCTAAATTTCACAGAGATCACAGATTATTAGCTGCTAAtcttaacattttaaacaagagTGAAAAAAGTTCCATAGCAAAATGTGTTGTTATGATACATGTATTTACTTTCCATCtttgacttctctctctctctctcgtctccgGCCTCCCCCTGGTCCAGTGAAGCCAGTGTCGCGGCCGACCCGCGTGCCCCACATCTGTGCCATCTGCAACAAGCAGTTCAAGAACAACTACAACCTGCGGCGGCACCAGTCGGTCCACACTGGGGTACGCATGAAGGACAGGGCCAGAGAGCAGGCGGAGGGGGCAAAGGAGGGAGCAGCCTGCCAGGTGGCGGTGGCGGCCCCGTCGGCGATGGCGGTGGGGGCCGGAGGGAGGACGGAGAGGCCCACTGTTCCCCTctccctgctccacctctccGCGCCACTCCCTCTCGCCCCTCCCGGCGTGCTGGTGGGTGCACAGCAGCCTCCCCTGGGTAGTCAGGATGGTGAAGGGGTTGCCATGCCAAACCTAATGGCTAGTGTTAACCCCCatgctccgcctcctgctgctgtcgTCATGGCCACAGGGGCGACAGTACAGGTGGGTCAGGGCCTTGTGGAGACGGCTGTCGACAACCCCGAACCTTCAAGCACAATGTTTCTTAAGCTGCCTGGCCACAGGGACGGTTAACCCGTCTTCTGTTATGGTCCTGGACAGTACGTCACCGGCTGTTTTTAAAGACAATTCTCCTGTGTGTTAGAATTGGATAAATATGAATGTGCATTAAGTCATTCAGGGACCAGTAAATTCCATCCCAGTGTTTGGCTCTGGTCCCCAGTTTGAGAAACACCGTGctagaagcccccccccccacgctcccCTGCATGttctctgtaacacacacagtgtgaacGCAGACTTCACATCCAACAGGAAGTAGACAATTTTAGCACGTGAATCAACTGTCAGagatcttaaaaataaaatgtttttatatctaATGGTTATAAAAAATGCCTCACATCTAAACTCTGTAGTGTGTGTatctctttgtctgtttctgcCTCAGCGGCCCTCGAATCCCAACCCCAACCCGGTGAGGAAGAACCACGCCTGCGAGACGTGCGGGAAGGCCTTCCGCGACGTCTACCACCTCAACCGCCACCGCCTGTCCCACTCGGACGAGAAGCCCTTCTCCTGTCCCATCTGCCAGCAGCGCTTCAAGAGGAAGGACCGCATGAGCCACCACGTGCGCTCCCACCAGGGCGGAGTGGAAAAACCCTACGTCTGCCCCCACTGTGGCAAGGCTTTCTCCAGGTGAGGCCTTTCAcaagtttatttaaaatatcaataaCCATTATCTACCCTGtccttaaatatgttttatttagacTCTTGTTGAAATATCAGATCCTGGATTGTCAAAAGTTACTGAATCTGGGATTAACTGAAGTTCAAATCCATGGTATTAAAAGACAAATCCACTTTTTAAACTTCTTTAATGGTTTAAATAAGCTTTTTGAATAGAGAGCAGCTCAGGAGCGACTCGGTCCCAGACACGCAAGGTTATTGCTTGTTATTACctaaatatcattttaaaatttGAGTGTGACTGATACTGAAAGTGGTTATGTTGCCAGAGAAAGAACTTTATTTCTCTGGCATTTCACACAAACGTTCCCATCGGTGACTCGGCAGACGCCTGATATTAACTCATGCAGTGTTGACCTGAGCTAATATGTCTCCTCTCTCATTCTCCCCAGGCCTGACCATCTGAACAGTCATGTCCGACAGGTGCACTCCTCAGAGCGACCTTTCAAATGTCCAGTAAGTCACCTCCACCGCCTGTAACCTGC
Protein-coding regions in this window:
- the mazb gene encoding myc-associated zinc finger protein isoform X1, encoding MDAAWSNFLFQHTPTQNQVEGSLQSELIPVHTSSPQTPPTEHIAQPPSTVDTAALNEDPLPVKPVSRPTRVPHICAICNKQFKNNYNLRRHQSVHTGVRMKDRAREQAEGAKEGAACQVAVAAPSAMAVGAGGRTERPTVPLSLLHLSAPLPLAPPGVLVGAQQPPLGSQDGEGVAMPNLMASVNPHAPPPAAVVMATGATVQRPSNPNPNPVRKNHACETCGKAFRDVYHLNRHRLSHSDEKPFSCPICQQRFKRKDRMSHHVRSHQGGVEKPYVCPHCGKAFSRPDHLNSHVRQVHSSERPFKCPTCESSFATKDRLRAHMIRHEEKVPCHICGKLLSAAYITDHMRVHNQSQHHACHLCNRSFTTLTYLRVHAQKHHGQEWKDSPGGFGGTASGGVLVCHLCGIHCKTPTQLQGHMGTHGNNHGAPSPVTSNVGAGSSISLSSMVTAPTVYVTGNTVVDLLVTDCSSIAAPQQHS